GCACCACTATAAAAAAAGGCAGGCTTGCTGCGATGCAGCATGAAACCTGTTAACAAGCTCTGAATGGCGCCATAGAAGTGCTGGAGAGTTGGGCAAAGTGATTATGAAACGCGTGTTTTTGGTGTTGATCGTTCTTTAAAGAGAACTTAAATCGTAAAAACTTAATTAAGTACAGCTTAAGTAGCTGTTCTTTTGTCTGATTTTCCGTTAATACTTCTAGCTGTCTCAAAGTTTATTTCTGCACTGGGAAAGATTGGGCTTCCCGGTTTTGAGTACACGACAAGAATAATGGAGAAAGGCAAAGTGCAAGAATTTATCGACGATGTAGATCCAATCGAAACTGGTGAGTGGGTGGAAGCCCTTGAGTCTGTTGCTAAAAATGAAGGCAGCGATCGTGCTCACTATATTCTGCAAAAGCTGGGTGAAAAAGCGTCAGAGCTAGGCGTAGATGCAGGCACGAGCCTGACCACCCCATACCGCAATACAATTACCCCCAAAAATGAATCCCGCATGCCGGGTGACCTGTTTATGGAACGTAGAATTCGTTCCTTTATTCGTTGGAATGCGATGGCAATGGTTATGCGCGCCAACGATAATGCTGATGGCCTTGGCGGTCATATCTCAAGCTTCTCTTCTTCTGCTACTTTGTACGATATTGGCTTCAACTACTTTTTCCGTGGTTCAGAAGGCGAGCAGGAAGGTGATCTGGTGTTTTTCCAGGGTCACATCTCTCCGGGCATATACTCCCGTGCATACCTTGAAGGTCGTCTGACTGAAGAGCAGATGGATAACTATCGCCGTGAAGTAGACGGCATTGGCTTGTCTTCTTATCCTCACCCTTGGTTGATGCCTGATTTCTGGCAGTTCCCAACGGTATCTATGGGTCTGGGTCCTATTCAGGCGATCTATCAGGCGCACGTAATGCGTTACCTGTCTGCTCGTTCGCTGATCGATCGTGGTGATCGTAAAGTATGGGCTTTCCTGGGTGATGGTGAGTGTGATGAGCCTGAATCTCTGGGTGCGATCGCTTTGGCGGGTCGTGAGAACCTTGAGAACCTGGTCTTCGTGGTTAACTGTAACCTGCAGCGTCTTGATGGGCCTGTACGGGGTAACGGTAAGATTGTTCAGGAACTTGAAGGTGTGTTCCGCGGCGCTGGCTGGAATGTCATCAAGTGTCTGTGGGGTCGTCACTGGGATCCACTGTTTGAAAATGATGATAAAGGTCTGCTGATTAAGCGGATGAACGAAGTTTGTGATGGTGAACTGCAGAACTACAAGGCGAACGGTGGTGCATATACCCGTGAGCACTTCTTCGGTAAATACCCAGAGCTGCTGGAAATGGTTAAGGATCTGTCAGACGACGATATCATGAACCTGAACCGTGGCGGTCACGATCCATATAAAGTATTCGCGGCTTATCAGTCTGCGATGGATCACAAAGGTCAGCCAACCGTTATTCTGGCACAAACCGTTAAAGGTTATGGTACCGGTAAGTCGGGTCAGGCGAAGAACGATACCCATTCCATGAAGAAAGTGGCGATGGATGATCTGAAAGATTTCCGTGATCACCACAATATTCCGCTGACCGATGATCAGCTGAAAGAAGTTCCTTATTACCGTCCGTCTCCGGATTCTCCGGAAATGAAGTACATGATGGACCGTCGTCAAAAGCTGGGTGGTGTTTACCCAACCCGTCGTAGCGATTTTGATGCGCTGGAAATTCCACCACTGGATACCTTTGCTGCACAGTTGAAAGACAGTGGTAAGCGTGAGATGTCCACGCAGATGGTACTGAACCGTGTACTGAGTACGCTGGTTAAAGATAAGAGCATGGGCGAGCGGGTCGTACCAATCGTACCGGATGAAGCGCGTACCTTTGGTATGGAAGGTATGTTCCGTCAGCTGGGAATCTACACGTCGGCCGGTCAGCGTTACGTACCTCATGACTCTGATCAGATCATGTTCTACAAAGAGTCTAAGACGGGTCAGATTCTTGAAGAAGGTATCAACGAAGCGGGTGCAATGTCGGCATGGATGGCGTGTGCCACTTCATACAGTAACAACGACTGCACCATGGTGCCGTTCTACATCTACTATTCAATGTTCGGCTTCCAGCGGATCATGGATCTGGCATGGGCTGCAGGTGATATGCAGGCACGTGGCTTCCTGATCGGTGCAACATCTGGTCGTACTACGCTGAATGGTGAAGGCTTACAGCACCAGGATGGTCACTCTCACCTGATGGCGCAGATGATCCCGAACTGTGTCTCTTACGATCCGACATTCGGCTACGAAATGACCGTGATTGTTCAGGACGGCCTGAAGCGTATGTTCCAGGACAAAGAGAACAAGTTCTACTACATCACAACAACAACCGAGAACTACGCTCATCCGGGGATGCCAGTAGGCGTTGAGGAAGCGATAGTTAAAGGTATGTACGTCTTCAAGGAAGGTAACGATTCCGACATGAAGGTACAGCTGATGGGTTGTGGTGCGATCCTGCGTGAAGTGATTGCTGCGGCAGATATTTTGCGTGATGAATACGGTGTTGAATCTGATATCTGGAGCACCACCTCTATCAACGAAGTTCGTCGTGATGCACAAGCGGTAGCACGCTGGAACATGTTGCACCCTGAAGAAGAGGCGCGTACCTCTTATCTGGAAGACTGTCTGAAAGATCGCCAGGGCCCGGTTATTTCATCGACTGACTACATGCGTGCATACGCAGATCAGCTGCGTGAATATATCCCACGTACTTATAAAGTGCTGGGTACTGATGGTTATGGTCGTTCTGATACACGTAGCAAACTGCGTGAATTCTTCGAAGTTAACCGATACTACGTCACCGTTGCTGCACTGACTGCCCTGGCAGAAGAAGGCAAGGTAGAGCGTTCTGTTGTAGCCAAAGCGATGCAGAAGTTTGGCATTAACCCGGAAAAACCAGCCCCTTGGACTGTGTAACCCGAAGCTAAACTTTTAAGAGAGGATAAAAACGTGAGTACTGTAAACATTACGGTTCCTGATATTGGTGGCGCTACAGACGTAGATATTGTTGAAGTCTGTGTAGCAGTTGGTGACACAGTGGTTGAGGGCGATTCTCTAATCGTCCTTGAAACTGACAAGGCATCCATGGAGGTGCCTTCTACCCACGCCGGTACGATTAAAGAAATTCTGGTTGAAGCGGACGGCACATGTAACGAAGGCCAGGCGATTGTGGTATTGGATACCGGCCTTGTAGTTGATGAAGTTGCGCCGGTTGAAGCTGCTGCACCTGCTCCTGCTCCTGCGGCAGAGCCTGCACCGGTTGCTGCTGCACCTGCTGCTGCCAGTGCGGTTGAAAAGATTTTGGTTCCCGATCTGAGTGGTGCGACCGATGTTGATGTTGTTGAAGTCCTGGTAAAGGATGGCGATAGCGTTGAAGAAGGCGACTCCCTGATCGTTCTGGAAACAGACAAAGCATCGATGGAAGTACCAGCACCTAAAGCGGGTGTGGTTGTGTCAATGCAGATTAAAGAGGGTGGCACTGTTACTGAAGGTGATCATCTGTGCGACTTGCAAGTAGCAGGAGCAGCACCTGCTGCAGCCCCTGCTCCTGCGGCAGAAGCACCAGCTGTTGCGCCAGCTGCCGCGCCTGCTCCGGTTGCCGGTGGCGTAGAAGATGTTCTGATTCCTGATCTGAGCGGTGCGTCCGATGTTGATGTTGTTGAGGTTCTGGTTAAGGACGGCGACAGCGTTGAAGAAGGCGATTCACTGATCGTACTGGAAACTGATAAAGCGTCGATGGAAGTACCAGCCCCTAAAGCGGGTGTGGTTAAGTCCATGAAGATCAAAGATGGCGACCAGGTCAATGAAGGTCAGCTATTGATGCAGCTAGAAGTAGCGGGTGGTTCTGCACCGGCAGCGGCTCCAGCAGCCTCTGCTCCGGCGGCACCTGCTGCGGCTCCGGCGAAAGCAGCGGCTCCTGCGCCTGCAGCATCCGGCACTGTTGATCGTGAAGCGCTAGAGAAGAAAAACAAAACCGTTCATGCCGGTCCTGCGGTACGTGCAATCGCGCGTGAATTCGGTGTTGATCTGTCTCTGGTAACGGGTACTGGTCCACGTAATCGTATCCTGAAAGAAGATGTTCAGGCCTACGTTAAAGGTGCGCTGAAGAAGTTGGCTGAGAAGCCTGCTGCTGCAGCCGTCACTGGTGGCTCGGGTATTCCGGCAATTCCAGAAGTTGATTTCAGCCAGTTTGGCGAAATCGAAATGGTCAAGATGTCTAAGATCCACAAGCTAACAGCGGCGAATATGTCTCGCTGTTGGTTGAATATTCCACACGTAACTCAGACTGATAAGGCTGATATTACCGATCTGGAAGCGTTCCGTGCCGGTATGAAGGAAGAGGCTGCGCGTGAAGGCGTGAAGCTGACACCACTGCCATTTATGCTGAAAGCAATCGCGATTGCTTTGAAAGCGCATCCGAAGTTTAACGCTTCACTGCACGCAGATGGCGAGCACGTTGTTTACAAGAAATATGTAAACATCGGTATGGCGGTTGATACGCCAAACGGTCTGATGGTTCCTGTGATCAAAGATGCAGATAAGAAGAGCATCTATGAGCTGTCACTGGAAGCAACTGAGCTGGCGGGTAAAGCGAAGAACCGTAAGCTGAAGCCTGCTGAGATGCAGGGTGCTTGTTTCACTATTTCAAGCCTGGGCGGTATCGGCGGTACTGGCTTTACGCCGATCGTTAATGCCCCTGAAGTAGCTATTCTGGGTATTTCTAAAGCGGATATCGAACCGCGTTGGAATGGTAAAGAGTTTGAGCCACGTAAGATGCTGCCACTGTGCCTGTCTTACGATCACCGCGCTATCAATGGCAGTGATGCAGGTCGCTTCTTAACCTACCTGAATCAGCTACTGAGCGACGTACGTCGCATGGCGATGTAATCAGGGCGTAACGCCTAAATTACACAGTTTCCGGCAACCTGAATCTATTGATTTTGGGTTGCTGGTGGCACGGCGCTAAACGCCGCGCTGGATGCGGTAGCGTGCAGGCTGCCGCATCAACCTAGTTTCAGTTTTCCATGGTTATTCTATACCCATGACTCAAGCCCCTTCTCATGATTGAGAAGGGGCTTTTTTTTTAATCAGTACTGCTGATTGATCGCTCTTTCGAACCCCGGATCTACCCTGTAGGAGGCGTGCCCTCACGCCGATAAAGCCCTTAGTAGGCACTAAACTAAAAGAATCGCTGCGAGAGGGTAGCTTCTAAAAGCACATTGTAGGAGCGGCTTACAGCCGCGATAATCTAGCAAGAATAACAAAAGAGCGTTTTAACCACAGAGAGCACGAAGGGCACAGAGAGGAGCTTTCTTAAGTGGGTTTTCTCTGTGTTCTCGGTGTCCTCTGTGGTGGTGTTTTATTTTTCACCGCAAGGGCGCAGCTCCTACAAATGCCCGCTCTTTCAGGCCTAGATTCTACCCTGTAGGAGGCGTGCCCTCACGCCGATGAAGTCCTTAGTAGGCATCAATCCAAATGAATCGCTGCGAGAACGTAGCTTCTAAAAGCACATTGTAGGAGCGGCTTACCGCCGCGATAATCTAGCAAGAATAACAAAAGAGCGTTTTAACCACAGAGAGCACGAAGGACACAGAGAGGAGCTTTCTTAAGTGGATTTTCTCTGTGTTCTCGGTGTCCTCTGTGGTGGTGTTTTATTTTTCACCGCAAGGGCACTGCTTCTACAAATGCCTGCTCTTTCAGGCCTAGATTCTACCCGGTAGGAGGCGTGCCCTCACGCCGATGAAGCCCTTAGTAGGCATCAAACCAAATGAATCGCTGCGAGAGCGTAGCTTCTAAAAGCACATTGTAGGAGCGGCTTACAGCCGCGATAATCTAGCAAGAATAACAAAAGAGCGTTTTAACCACAGAGAGCACGAAGGACACAGAGAGGAGCTTTCTCAAGTGGATTTTCTCTGTGTTCTCGGTGTCCTCTGTGGTGGTATTTGATTTTATCGTCCCTAAGAAGGAACTCCTGCAACGGGGAAGGTTCGGACAACGGACTTAGGCTAATTGCTATGCTAATATTTCCGCCATAGAAGTACGCTTTAATCAGTACTTATTTATTTCGCAATTGCAGCATTATAGTTGGTATAATTCTGTCCAAATGGAATTGCTGCAAAGGAAAAACAGCGCATGAAGGTTACAGTTTTTGGTATAGGTTATGTGGGGCTGGTTCAGGCTGCTGTATTGGCAGAAGTTGGCCACGAAGTTTGCTGTGTTGATGTAGATGCTCAGAAAGTTGAAAACCTGAAGAATGGGATCATCCCCATCTATGAGCCAGGCTTAACACCGATCGTTCAGTCAAACTATGAAGCAGGGCGCTTGCTGTTTACCACTGATGCTAAACAGGCTGTAGAATTTGGCGAAATCCAGTTTATTGCGGTTGGAACTCCACCGGATGAAGATGGCTCTGCCGACCTGAAATATGTACAGGCGGTCGCTAAAACCATCGCGACTTACATGCAAGATCCTAAAATTATTATTGATAAGTCCACAGTGCCAGTGGGTACCGGTGATAAGGTTAGTGCTACCGTCGCTGAAACGCTGGCGGCGCGAAATGCCGAGCTGGATTATCATATCGTATCTAACCCTGAATTCCTGAAAGAGGGGGCCGCAGTAAGTGACTGCATGCGCCCGGATCGAATCGTTATCGGTACAGACAGTGACCATGTTAAAGATGTGATGTCTGAGCTCTATGCGCCGTTTAACCGTAATCATGATCGCATTATCTTTATGGATGTTCGCAGCGCCGAGCTGACTAAATATGCGGCTAACTGCATGCTGGCAACCAAGATCAGCTTCATGAACGAGATGGCGAACATCGCTGAGATGGTAGGTGCAGATATCGAGAACGTCCGTAATGGCATCGGTTCTGATGAGCGTATCGGCTATCACTTCATCTATCCAGGCTGCGGTTACGGTGGTTCTTGCTTCCCGAAAGATGTACAGGCATTGGTAAAAACCTCTGAGCAGATCGGTTATGACTCTCAGATCCTCAAAGCCGTTGAGTCTGTTAACGCAAAGCAGAAAGCTAAACTCTTTGAGCTGATCAACCGTCACTTTAACGGTGATGTGGCCGGTAAGACCGTCGCCTTGTGGGGCCTGTCGTTTAAGCCTAAGACTGATGATATGCGAGAATCTTCCAGCCGAGTGCTGATGGAAACTCTTTGGGAAGCGGGTGCGAAGGTACAAGCCTTTGACCCGGAAGCGATGGAAGAGACCCAGCGCATCTATGGTTCACGTTCCGATCTGAATCTGATGGGTACTAAAGAAGCGGCACTGAATGGCGCTGATATGCTGGTTATCTGCACCGAGTGGCAGAGCTTCCGTGCCCCGGATTTCGACCTGATAAAAAGTGAACTGGCCGAGCCGGTAATCTTTGATGGCCGTAACCTTTACGATCCACAACGTATGGATGATCGTGGCTTTAGTTATTACGCAATCGGCCGTGGTTTGTCTATAAAGGGCTAAGAATCGGCACGAGGGTGTACCTCCTACAAAAGTGAGTTATAACCACAGAGAACACGAAGAGCACTGAGAAGAGCTTTAAATAAAAAGTTTACCTTTGTGTACTCGGTGTTCTCAGTGGTTAGAATATTTTTCTCACATCGGACCTCGGTTCTACCTTTGTAGGAGTCCCTTTCAGGGGCTGTTTAGTAAGAGCTTATTTACCACCGAGCACACAGAGATCACCGAGAAGAGACGTCGCAAATGGGTCTCCTCTGTGATCTCCGTGTCCTCAGTGGTTAAAGTCTTTTTGGCACTTTACCCTGTAGGAGGCGTGTCCCACGCCGAAAATGATATCAGTTGGCACTCAGCCAAATGAATCGCCGCGAGGACGCAGCTCCTACAAAAGCAGTTCTTTCGAACCCCGGACAAGCAACGCGCTCGGACCTCGATTCTTAATCGGACCACGGACTTCGATTCTACCCTGTAGGAGGCGTGCCCTCACGCCGATAATAATATCAGCTGGCACTCAGCCAAATGAATCGCCGCGAGGGCGCAGCTCCTACAAAAGCAGTTCTTTCGAACCCCGGACTAGCAACGCGTTCGGGCCACAGACTTTGGTTCTTATATCGACTCTACCCTTGTAGGAGCTGCTTCCAGCAGCGATAATTACATCAATTCTAAAACTTCCTTATTCAGGCTGTCCTATGCAACTAACCTATCTAGTCACCGGCGCTGCCGGCTTCATCGGCAATTTTGTATCAGAGCGGCTCTGTCAGGCGGGTCATAAGGTGATCGGTCTGGATAATCTCAATGATTATTACGACCCAACCCTAAAAGATTCCAGGCTGCAGCGACTCGAACAGTACCCCGAATTTACTTTCAAGAAAATGGATCTGTCCGACCGGGAAGGGATGGAGGCACTCTTTGCAGAGAGCGGTTTTGACCGGGTTATTCATCTGGCCGCTCAGGCAGGCGTTCGCTACTCACTGGAAAATCCGTTTGCTTACGTTGACTCTAATCTGACCGGCATGATGACCATTCTGGAAGGCTGTCGTCAGAATAATGTAAAACATCTGGTCTACGCTTCATCTTCCTCGGTATATGGTATGAATACCAAAATGCCATTTTCGGCTGAAGATGCTGTAAATCACCCGGTTTCATTGTACGCAGCAACAAAGAAATCTAACGAGCTGATGGCGCATAGTTATTCACACCTATACGGTATCCCAACCACAGGACTGCGTTTCTTCACGGTCTATGGTCCCTGGGGGCGCCCGGACATGGCGCCGTTCCTGTTTACCAGCGCGATACTGGAAGATCGGCCGATCAAGGTCTTTAATCACGGTAAAATGCTGCGTGATTTCACCTATGTGGATGACATTGTCGAAGGGGTTATCCGTATTCAGGATGTGATTCCACAAGTAGATGAAAACAACCCAAGAACCAGCCCCGATAGCAGCAGTGCTCCCTACCGAGTATTCAATATCGGTAACAATGAGCCGATAGAATTGAGTCGCTTCATCGAAGCGATTGAATCCGCAGCAGGCAAAAAAGCGCAAAAAGAATACTTGCCGATGCAACCCGGTGACGTCCCAGCGACCTATGCCGACATCGACAGCCTGCAAGCAGCTACCGGCTTCAAACCCAGCACCACGATCGAAGACGGCATGCAAAAATTTGTCGACTGGTACAAAGAGTATTATAAGGCTTAAGGGCATCTGTTTTACCTTGTAGGAGCCCCTTCTAGGGGCGATTAAGCTCTAAAAGAAGAGCTGTTCACCACAGAGGACACAGAGACCCACAGAGAAATGCTTAATGTGTACGCCAAGGGCAATAAAAGGTTTTTAATAAGTGATTTGTTTTTCCTCGGTGTAACTCTGTGTTCTCTGTGGTTAGAGACTTTTATGTTTTAAGGTCTCAGGCAAGCGAATCCTCCGAACCACGGACAACGGCTCTTTTATAAGGCTTAAGGTATCCGTTTTACCTTGTAGGAGCCCCTTCTAGGGGCGATTGCTCTGAAAGAAGAGCTGTTCACCACAGAGGTCACAGGGACCCACAGAGAAATGCTTAATGTGTATGCCAAGGGCACAGAGGTCCAAAGAAAAGGTTTTTTAATAAGTGATTTGTTTTTCCTCGGTGTAACTCTGTGTTCTCTGTGGTTAGAGACTTTTATTTTTAAGGTCTCAGACAGGCGAAGCGTCCAACCACGGACATCAGTCCATTAATGAACATGGAGGTTCATATGATCGATATAAAACACCACGGCGCTGTTAACGGCGTCACCGGCTCATGTCATGAGCTATTTCTTAATGATGATACTAGTGTCCTGATAGACTGTGGTATGTTTCAGGGGGCAGAATCAGCCGGCGCCGAGTCTGATAATCTCAAGCTCAACTTCCCGATTACTACAGTTAAAGCGCTGTTTGTAACTCACTGTCATATAGATCATGTAGGGCGTATTCCTTCACTGATTTCTGCAGGGTTTAACGGCCCCATCTATGCCAGTGAAGCAACTGCGCGGTTATTGCCGTTAGTATTGGAAGATACCCTTAAGATAGGGGTTACCCGAGATAAGAACCTGATCAGACAGTTCTTAACCCTGTTACATCAGTTGATA
The genomic region above belongs to Amphritea japonica ATCC BAA-1530 and contains:
- the aceF gene encoding pyruvate dehydrogenase complex dihydrolipoyllysine-residue acetyltransferase; translated protein: MSTVNITVPDIGGATDVDIVEVCVAVGDTVVEGDSLIVLETDKASMEVPSTHAGTIKEILVEADGTCNEGQAIVVLDTGLVVDEVAPVEAAAPAPAPAAEPAPVAAAPAAASAVEKILVPDLSGATDVDVVEVLVKDGDSVEEGDSLIVLETDKASMEVPAPKAGVVVSMQIKEGGTVTEGDHLCDLQVAGAAPAAAPAPAAEAPAVAPAAAPAPVAGGVEDVLIPDLSGASDVDVVEVLVKDGDSVEEGDSLIVLETDKASMEVPAPKAGVVKSMKIKDGDQVNEGQLLMQLEVAGGSAPAAAPAASAPAAPAAAPAKAAAPAPAASGTVDREALEKKNKTVHAGPAVRAIAREFGVDLSLVTGTGPRNRILKEDVQAYVKGALKKLAEKPAAAAVTGGSGIPAIPEVDFSQFGEIEMVKMSKIHKLTAANMSRCWLNIPHVTQTDKADITDLEAFRAGMKEEAAREGVKLTPLPFMLKAIAIALKAHPKFNASLHADGEHVVYKKYVNIGMAVDTPNGLMVPVIKDADKKSIYELSLEATELAGKAKNRKLKPAEMQGACFTISSLGGIGGTGFTPIVNAPEVAILGISKADIEPRWNGKEFEPRKMLPLCLSYDHRAINGSDAGRFLTYLNQLLSDVRRMAM
- the aceE gene encoding pyruvate dehydrogenase (acetyl-transferring), homodimeric type, with the protein product MEKGKVQEFIDDVDPIETGEWVEALESVAKNEGSDRAHYILQKLGEKASELGVDAGTSLTTPYRNTITPKNESRMPGDLFMERRIRSFIRWNAMAMVMRANDNADGLGGHISSFSSSATLYDIGFNYFFRGSEGEQEGDLVFFQGHISPGIYSRAYLEGRLTEEQMDNYRREVDGIGLSSYPHPWLMPDFWQFPTVSMGLGPIQAIYQAHVMRYLSARSLIDRGDRKVWAFLGDGECDEPESLGAIALAGRENLENLVFVVNCNLQRLDGPVRGNGKIVQELEGVFRGAGWNVIKCLWGRHWDPLFENDDKGLLIKRMNEVCDGELQNYKANGGAYTREHFFGKYPELLEMVKDLSDDDIMNLNRGGHDPYKVFAAYQSAMDHKGQPTVILAQTVKGYGTGKSGQAKNDTHSMKKVAMDDLKDFRDHHNIPLTDDQLKEVPYYRPSPDSPEMKYMMDRRQKLGGVYPTRRSDFDALEIPPLDTFAAQLKDSGKREMSTQMVLNRVLSTLVKDKSMGERVVPIVPDEARTFGMEGMFRQLGIYTSAGQRYVPHDSDQIMFYKESKTGQILEEGINEAGAMSAWMACATSYSNNDCTMVPFYIYYSMFGFQRIMDLAWAAGDMQARGFLIGATSGRTTLNGEGLQHQDGHSHLMAQMIPNCVSYDPTFGYEMTVIVQDGLKRMFQDKENKFYYITTTTENYAHPGMPVGVEEAIVKGMYVFKEGNDSDMKVQLMGCGAILREVIAAADILRDEYGVESDIWSTTSINEVRRDAQAVARWNMLHPEEEARTSYLEDCLKDRQGPVISSTDYMRAYADQLREYIPRTYKVLGTDGYGRSDTRSKLREFFEVNRYYVTVAALTALAEEGKVERSVVAKAMQKFGINPEKPAPWTV
- a CDS encoding NAD-dependent epimerase; this translates as MQLTYLVTGAAGFIGNFVSERLCQAGHKVIGLDNLNDYYDPTLKDSRLQRLEQYPEFTFKKMDLSDREGMEALFAESGFDRVIHLAAQAGVRYSLENPFAYVDSNLTGMMTILEGCRQNNVKHLVYASSSSVYGMNTKMPFSAEDAVNHPVSLYAATKKSNELMAHSYSHLYGIPTTGLRFFTVYGPWGRPDMAPFLFTSAILEDRPIKVFNHGKMLRDFTYVDDIVEGVIRIQDVIPQVDENNPRTSPDSSSAPYRVFNIGNNEPIELSRFIEAIESAAGKKAQKEYLPMQPGDVPATYADIDSLQAATGFKPSTTIEDGMQKFVDWYKEYYKA
- a CDS encoding UDP-glucose dehydrogenase family protein, which translates into the protein MKVTVFGIGYVGLVQAAVLAEVGHEVCCVDVDAQKVENLKNGIIPIYEPGLTPIVQSNYEAGRLLFTTDAKQAVEFGEIQFIAVGTPPDEDGSADLKYVQAVAKTIATYMQDPKIIIDKSTVPVGTGDKVSATVAETLAARNAELDYHIVSNPEFLKEGAAVSDCMRPDRIVIGTDSDHVKDVMSELYAPFNRNHDRIIFMDVRSAELTKYAANCMLATKISFMNEMANIAEMVGADIENVRNGIGSDERIGYHFIYPGCGYGGSCFPKDVQALVKTSEQIGYDSQILKAVESVNAKQKAKLFELINRHFNGDVAGKTVALWGLSFKPKTDDMRESSSRVLMETLWEAGAKVQAFDPEAMEETQRIYGSRSDLNLMGTKEAALNGADMLVICTEWQSFRAPDFDLIKSELAEPVIFDGRNLYDPQRMDDRGFSYYAIGRGLSIKG